The Sinomicrobium kalidii region GCTGTTCACAAAAAGCTATTCCGCCCAGCCCAAGCCCCACAACAATATAATCTGTTTCCATAACACAAAAATATAAAACGCCCGAACAGTACGGGCGTTTCAGAGGGAATTTCGGATATTCTCATATCCGGGTTATTATGAATGAGGGTAACATTTATTCGTTTTTCCAGACGTCTTGTTCGAAATTGCGTATTTCTTCCTTGATGCGTTTTGCTTCCATCAACTGGAACATGGCGTTATCCGGGATGTAGTCACTGATCTCCCTGTCGCCATACACATTTTCTTCTTTATAGATAACAGCATTGAACCGCCTGGCATTCAACAGGTGATCGAAAGATATGGGCACCCCGGAATTGCCCAGGTTAAACGCCTTGGCTTCATGCAGCACCTGTCGCGCACTCGGATACCACACCCAGAAGAGTTCTACCAGATTGGAGCCATCGGTGATGCCCTGGTCCATAAAATTGATATCGGGCGCAACGGGCGCTATGCCCAGCAAACGGTATTTTAATTCGCCCTGGCGCTTGTCAAAATACCACATGCCCTTGATGTGATATTCCACAATATCCGCTGCACTCAGATCTCTCCGGTCTATATACATTTCGGAAACCTGCTCTCCGGCATTCACCTGTTCGAGCCCGAGGTCTGTCGTGTCCACCTTGGTCAGTGTAGCCTCCAGTTCCCCGAACCTCCTTTTTTCGGTAAAATAGGAATCCGCATAGATATCCTGTATCCTGCCGTTTTTGATATTGGTGACCAGCACATCGTAAAGTGACTGCCGGCCTACATGTGCACCCTGCCCGTCTATGGGGTAATACAACGGAAAGTTTACCCTTTCATTGAGGTCAATAACTTCCCAGGTCATTTTAGACCACAAGATATCCCTGTCTTCTACATAGCCATATTCCAAAGGTTTATTGGGATCGGCCTGGGCCTGCGCTTCGGTAAGCTTCCCAATATCCTCGGGTTTTTCAGCATTGAGTA contains the following coding sequences:
- the gldN gene encoding gliding motility protein GldN, with translation MCWKGVLLTVTVAFMWINVNGQANILNAEKPEDIGKLTEAQAQADPNKPLEYGYVEDRDILWSKMTWEVIDLNERVNFPLYYPIDGQGAHVGRQSLYDVLVTNIKNGRIQDIYADSYFTEKRRFGELEATLTKVDTTDLGLEQVNAGEQVSEMYIDRRDLSAADIVEYHIKGMWYFDKRQGELKYRLLGIAPVAPDINFMDQGITDGSNLVELFWVWYPSARQVLHEAKAFNLGNSGVPISFDHLLNARRFNAVIYKEENVYGDREISDYIPDNAMFQLMEAKRIKEEIRNFEQDVWKNE